Below is a genomic region from Rouxiella chamberiensis.
AAAGCAGCGCGACGCCATCTGGTGCGCAGATTGTGCACGAGGCGGCACAAAACCGCCGGACGGCAGCGCACAGGAAGCACAGTCGCCGATGGCATAGATATCGGCATCGCGCGTGGTTTGCAGCGTTGGCTCGACCACCAGCTGATTGATGCGGTTGGTTTCGAGACCGCCGATATCTTTCATGAAATCAGGCGCCTTGATACCGGCAGCCCAAACCATAAGGTCGGCTTCGATAACACCGCCGTCCTTGGTGTTCAGGCCTTTCTTGTCCGCGCTGGTCACCATCGTCTTGGTCAAGACCTTGACGCCGATTTTGGTTAATTCCTGATGCGCAGCGGCAGAGATGCGCGGAGGCAAGGCAGGCAGGATGCGCTCGCCGGCTTCTACCAGCGTCACGTTCAACGCGCTGCTTTGCAGGCCTTCAAAACCATAGCTGTGCAGTTCTTTCACCGCATTATGCAGCTCGGCAGACAGCTCGACACCCGTTGCGCCGCCGCCCACAATGGCGATATTGACTGTACCGGTCTTGTCGGGATTGGCGGAATATTTCAGGAACAGATTCAGCATTTCATTGTGGAAACGGTGCGCCTGATGCGGGTTGTCGAGGAAGATGCAGTTCTCTTTCACGCCCGGCGTACCGAAGTCGTTCGAGGTGCTGCCCAGCGCCATGACCAGCTGGTCATAACCAAGGTCGCGTTCGGCCACCAGCAGTTCACCGTTGGTATCACGGATTTCGGCAAGCTTGATGGTTTTGTTTTCGCGATTGATATCGGTCAGAGAACCGATTTGAAAGGTAAAGCCGTGGTTGCGCGCGTGAGCAAGATAGCTCAGTGCGTCAACGCCATCATCCAGACTTCCGGTGGCGACTTCATGCAGCAACGGCTTCCACAGGTGGCTGTGGTTGCGGTCAACCAGAATAATCTCGGCTTTTTTACTGCGACCAAGTTTGTGACCCAGACTGGTTGCAAGCTCAAGACCGCCCGCGCCCCCGCCGATAATCACAATTTTTTTCTTTGCTTCAGTCACTATGACTCCCTCAAATGTAAACCAAATGTTATCTAAGGGTAACGCTATTATCCTTAGATAACATAGGGTTGCTCAAGTTAAATCATCTTGAACGATGAGGATAGCATGGGGGAGTCAGATGATTATACCAAAATTGATCTACATCAATTGTTTTTCGTGCGGCGTGGCGCTAACGGATTTTTTGCGTCTTGCGATTCAATCAGTTAGCGCCTTATAGAGAGTTTAGCGTGAGAAAAGATTTAGCCTTGGGCCTGCTTGTGCGCCTGCCAGCGAGCATCCAGCGCGGACAACTCGCGATTTGACTGCTGCCAGCGCGCCGTGTCACGCAGATCCTGACGGCTCGATTTGCCGTGCCAGCCGCCGCCATGATACAAGGACGCGACGTTGTCGGCCTTCACCGGCGACAGGTTGTCGAGTACGCTCACCGCGCCTTCACGGTTGTTGCACACCAGAATCATGTCGCAACCCGCATCGAGCGAAGCCTGTCCGCGTTCGGCATAGCTGCCCATGACC
It encodes:
- a CDS encoding NAD(P)/FAD-dependent oxidoreductase; amino-acid sequence: MTEAKKKIVIIGGGAGGLELATSLGHKLGRSKKAEIILVDRNHSHLWKPLLHEVATGSLDDGVDALSYLAHARNHGFTFQIGSLTDINRENKTIKLAEIRDTNGELLVAERDLGYDQLVMALGSTSNDFGTPGVKENCIFLDNPHQAHRFHNEMLNLFLKYSANPDKTGTVNIAIVGGGATGVELSAELHNAVKELHSYGFEGLQSSALNVTLVEAGERILPALPPRISAAAHQELTKIGVKVLTKTMVTSADKKGLNTKDGGVIEADLMVWAAGIKAPDFMKDIGGLETNRINQLVVEPTLQTTRDADIYAIGDCASCALPSGGFVPPRAQSAHQMASRCFDNIMAQRHGRSLKPYVYKDHGSLVSLSRFSTVGSLMGNLTKGSMMVEGRLARMVYVSLYRMHQIALHGYIKTGLMMFVGSINRVLRPRLKLH